From the Acetobacter aceti genome, one window contains:
- a CDS encoding glycoside hydrolase family 5 protein produces the protein MTVAVLAAPCFAVGRAEATPLPGINLSAAAFASGRIPGRDNWDYMFPRENEVEYFSSQGMRLIRLPVLWERVQPQLLSDLDPGYLAHIQAVAAIAKARKAKVIIDLHNYGAYGGNLIGSDAVSVEAFVDVWVRLARVFGADRNVLFGLMNEPKIASAQDWAAIQQKVINAVRAAGAKNIIAVSGVNWDGAHNFPQVNGDALATLTDPHHALIFEAHQYFDGDSSGRSAECVPQDQVERRLSPFADWLKAHHAKGLLGEFGVSSNAGCLADLEAALNFIHQTSGVWYGWTYWAGGPLWGNYIYSVEPGKDGSEKPQMSVLKQAVERSH, from the coding sequence GTGACAGTCGCGGTTTTGGCGGCGCCATGCTTTGCTGTGGGCAGGGCCGAAGCCACTCCTTTGCCGGGCATCAATCTGTCTGCGGCGGCATTTGCCAGTGGCAGGATTCCGGGGCGTGATAACTGGGATTATATGTTTCCTCGTGAGAACGAGGTTGAATATTTTTCCAGCCAGGGCATGAGACTGATTCGCCTGCCGGTGCTTTGGGAGAGAGTGCAGCCACAGCTTTTGTCTGACCTTGATCCCGGCTATCTCGCGCATATTCAGGCTGTTGCGGCGATAGCGAAAGCAAGAAAAGCAAAGGTCATTATCGATCTGCACAATTATGGCGCCTATGGCGGCAATCTCATCGGATCGGATGCCGTCAGCGTTGAAGCTTTTGTGGATGTCTGGGTCAGGCTGGCCCGGGTCTTTGGTGCTGACCGAAACGTGCTTTTCGGGCTCATGAATGAACCGAAAATAGCATCGGCGCAGGACTGGGCGGCCATCCAGCAGAAAGTCATCAACGCCGTGCGGGCAGCCGGTGCGAAAAACATCATTGCCGTATCTGGTGTGAACTGGGATGGCGCGCATAATTTTCCCCAGGTGAATGGCGATGCTCTGGCGACGCTGACTGATCCGCATCACGCCCTGATTTTTGAGGCGCACCAGTATTTCGATGGAGACAGTTCAGGACGATCCGCTGAGTGCGTGCCTCAGGATCAGGTGGAGAGGCGGCTGTCTCCTTTTGCGGACTGGCTCAAGGCGCATCACGCAAAAGGTCTGCTTGGCGAGTTTGGTGTCAGCAGCAATGCCGGGTGTCTGGCGGATCTGGAAGCTGCCCTGAATTTCATCCATCAGACGTCTGGCGTCTGGTATGGCTGGACTTACTGGGCTGGTGGTCCGCTCTGGGGGAATTATATCTATTCGGTGGAGCCCGGTAAGGATGGAAGTGAAAAGCCGCAGATGAGTGTGCTGAAGCAGGCTGTCGAGCGGTCTCATTAA
- a CDS encoding glycosyltransferase — protein sequence MTSFLVLSVHDFRSRRQASVHFIATELAKRGHVRFYSTGLSRLSEHRGDTRTDLAPRANRVEVKNGVECYLQRGLWHPFRIMKPGLQPMETAMFRFYRWRMPPILKQWIQQADVVFIESGMAAVYIADVKRLNPKARIIYLASDDLSVVGAARTIQREFIRNFDRIDLVRLPSRLLLEGMPHSRNTIFAPQGVDRDLMERPRPSPFRGRQACVSVGSMLFDASFFNLAAPEVPELDFHVIGAGRAAEALDKHPNIIVHDEMPFEETLGYVQNCAFGVAPYRDANTPRYLFDTSLKLKQFSFFGKPAVCPEFAAGEDRGRFGYTPGDRASIVAAIRGALTCTDPITLDIPTWSDVVDRLLTPERFPEHRVVDALDGQTVAIYRTEILPLSETFVRDQALGLRRWKPVLIGERAVDKLPLEGLPVQSVYKGAATFLQKARGAIARRLDLPAPGIMKIAREVKPKLIHAHFGFDAVEAWPIARRLGVPLVVTLHGSDITTYMDWFASGKGGRRWRRYPGKLMKLVKRPHVSFIAVSGPIREAAIRVGVPASRISVCHIGINIERFQPSEPPAGARAPVILFVGRLVEKKGAFILLEAFRHVKQAVPEARLIIAGDGPQKAELERQAAETGSVTLTGAVSRTVIQTLMRDARVFCLPSITASNGDAEGLGLVLLEAQSCGVPVVTSANGGTTEGMIDAETGFAFAEKDTEALTRHLITILTDDELATRFGKNARAYVEEKHDIRACTSRLESAYDWACAQ from the coding sequence ATGACCAGCTTTCTCGTCCTTTCCGTGCATGACTTCCGCTCCCGCCGCCAGGCCAGCGTACATTTCATCGCAACCGAACTTGCGAAACGGGGTCATGTAAGATTCTATTCCACCGGGCTCAGCCGCCTCTCCGAACATCGTGGCGACACACGCACCGACCTCGCTCCACGAGCCAATCGTGTTGAAGTGAAGAATGGTGTGGAGTGCTATCTCCAGCGCGGTCTCTGGCATCCGTTCCGCATCATGAAACCCGGCCTGCAGCCGATGGAAACGGCCATGTTCCGTTTTTATCGCTGGCGGATGCCCCCCATTCTGAAACAGTGGATTCAGCAGGCGGATGTGGTTTTCATCGAATCCGGCATGGCTGCTGTCTATATCGCTGACGTCAAACGCCTGAATCCAAAAGCCCGTATTATCTATCTTGCCTCTGACGATCTTTCAGTGGTGGGAGCCGCCCGGACAATCCAAAGAGAGTTTATCCGTAATTTCGACAGGATAGATCTGGTCCGCCTCCCCTCCCGGCTTCTGCTTGAAGGAATGCCTCACAGCCGGAACACGATCTTCGCTCCTCAGGGCGTTGATCGAGACCTAATGGAACGCCCGCGACCTTCTCCTTTCAGGGGACGGCAGGCCTGCGTATCCGTTGGCTCCATGCTGTTTGACGCCAGCTTCTTCAACCTTGCCGCGCCTGAAGTTCCTGAGCTGGATTTTCATGTCATCGGAGCAGGCCGTGCAGCCGAGGCTCTCGACAAGCATCCCAACATCATCGTCCACGATGAAATGCCGTTCGAGGAGACACTCGGCTACGTGCAGAACTGCGCCTTCGGTGTTGCCCCATACAGGGACGCGAATACCCCACGCTACCTTTTCGACACGTCCCTCAAACTCAAACAGTTTTCCTTCTTTGGGAAACCGGCCGTCTGCCCGGAGTTTGCCGCGGGCGAAGACAGGGGGCGATTTGGTTATACGCCCGGCGACAGGGCTTCCATCGTTGCCGCCATTCGTGGCGCCCTCACCTGCACCGATCCGATCACGCTGGACATTCCGACATGGAGCGACGTCGTGGATCGGCTGTTAACCCCGGAACGTTTCCCGGAACATCGTGTTGTGGATGCGCTCGATGGCCAGACCGTCGCCATCTATCGCACTGAAATCCTGCCATTGTCGGAAACCTTCGTGCGGGATCAGGCCCTCGGGCTGCGGCGCTGGAAGCCGGTGCTGATTGGCGAGCGCGCGGTGGACAAGCTGCCACTGGAAGGACTTCCTGTTCAATCCGTCTACAAGGGGGCGGCCACGTTTTTGCAAAAAGCCCGTGGAGCGATTGCCCGTCGCCTTGATCTCCCTGCCCCGGGGATCATGAAAATTGCCCGTGAAGTCAAACCGAAGCTGATCCACGCCCATTTCGGCTTTGACGCCGTCGAGGCGTGGCCCATCGCCCGGCGTCTGGGCGTACCACTGGTGGTCACCCTGCACGGATCAGACATCACCACGTACATGGACTGGTTTGCCTCCGGGAAAGGTGGGCGGCGCTGGCGACGCTATCCCGGCAAGCTGATGAAACTCGTCAAACGTCCGCATGTCAGTTTCATTGCTGTATCCGGCCCCATCCGTGAAGCCGCCATTCGTGTCGGTGTGCCTGCCAGCCGTATCTCTGTCTGTCACATCGGCATCAATATCGAACGTTTCCAGCCTTCAGAACCGCCAGCGGGCGCACGCGCACCGGTCATTCTGTTCGTCGGCCGCCTTGTGGAGAAGAAGGGCGCATTCATTCTTCTGGAGGCTTTCAGACACGTCAAACAGGCCGTGCCCGAAGCACGGCTGATTATTGCCGGAGACGGACCGCAAAAAGCCGAACTGGAACGACAGGCTGCGGAAACTGGTTCCGTGACATTGACGGGCGCAGTTTCCAGAACAGTCATACAGACACTGATGCGCGACGCCCGAGTGTTCTGCCTGCCCAGCATTACAGCATCCAACGGCGATGCTGAAGGACTTGGGCTTGTCCTGCTGGAAGCTCAGTCCTGCGGTGTTCCTGTTGTCACTTCTGCCAATGGAGGGACAACAGAAGGTATGATTGATGCCGAAACCGGGTTCGCTTTTGCCGAAAAAGATACCGAAGCGCTCACACGTCATCTGATCACGATTCTGACTGATGACGAACTTGCAACGCGTTTTGGAAAAAATGCACGCGCCTACGTTGAAGAAAAACACGATATCAGAGCCTGCACATCACGGCTTGAATCTGCATATGACTGGGCCTGCGCACAATGA
- a CDS encoding glycosyltransferase family 32 protein: protein MDWGLLKPVFRREFLVETGLRYRTDMRHGEDFSFIISLLLKGAHFILIEEPLYLYTQRSGAISKKLSDLTRTSIAYGTLANSALALTHQEGIAGQPELVSLLEKRASGLMRLDDAHFFSVAVRRRDLKGLIARSMKRPAFMKQALDSIVMAISRRVPYSSVLKERVRSFKQYPYLWKDAAKCVLYGFSARNGSAPEFSGWSDTIVTNSLPQPESTIPKIIWLFWDGAEKPPLVRATIERIRSLNPDYEINLLDTGTVSRFIDDSFLTRSDITLSHKSDLIRLELLAQHGGLWIDATCIFNENFKWVHEASKSASADLVAFYRAQDTHNLSFPIIESWFLACSPANRLICAWRDEFRKILDSGSKNYFLSISKRSDYEAIRQGIERVEYLIVYLAEQIAVRTIDNPRLFLRKAEDGPFLYQQLVRWDRERIATLLCRLKAPTSPPPVIKLTHSNRYLLPFLIRAGLIRSDSILGQFLHPVRKEH from the coding sequence ATGGACTGGGGGCTGCTAAAGCCGGTTTTTCGACGTGAATTCCTCGTGGAAACCGGGTTGCGCTACCGTACCGACATGCGGCACGGAGAAGATTTTTCTTTCATTATCAGCCTTCTTTTGAAAGGCGCTCATTTCATTCTGATTGAAGAACCACTCTATCTTTATACACAACGATCAGGCGCTATCAGCAAGAAGCTGTCTGATCTCACCCGCACCAGCATAGCTTACGGCACACTGGCCAACTCTGCTCTTGCCCTTACCCATCAGGAAGGGATCGCCGGTCAGCCTGAACTGGTCAGCTTGCTGGAGAAACGCGCCAGTGGCCTGATGCGACTGGATGACGCCCATTTCTTTTCTGTCGCTGTTCGGAGACGGGATCTGAAAGGATTGATCGCCAGATCTATGAAGCGTCCTGCGTTCATGAAGCAGGCGTTAGATTCTATCGTGATGGCCATATCAAGACGGGTTCCATACTCTTCCGTCCTGAAAGAAAGAGTCCGTTCCTTCAAACAATACCCTTATCTTTGGAAAGATGCCGCAAAATGTGTGTTGTACGGTTTCTCCGCACGCAATGGATCGGCGCCTGAATTTTCAGGATGGTCAGACACGATCGTCACCAATTCCCTCCCGCAGCCAGAAAGCACTATTCCGAAAATCATATGGTTGTTCTGGGATGGTGCGGAAAAACCGCCTCTTGTTCGAGCCACCATCGAACGGATCCGCTCTTTAAACCCTGACTACGAGATCAATCTTCTTGATACGGGCACTGTTTCCCGCTTCATTGATGACAGCTTTCTAACACGCTCCGACATCACCCTATCGCACAAAAGCGACCTGATCCGCCTTGAACTCCTGGCGCAGCATGGTGGACTCTGGATTGACGCCACCTGCATCTTCAATGAAAATTTCAAATGGGTGCATGAAGCAAGTAAATCTGCCTCTGCCGATCTTGTCGCATTTTATCGTGCGCAGGATACGCACAATCTTTCTTTTCCCATTATTGAAAGCTGGTTTCTTGCCTGCTCGCCAGCCAACCGGCTGATATGCGCGTGGAGAGACGAATTCAGAAAGATACTGGACAGTGGCAGTAAAAATTATTTCTTATCAATAAGCAAACGAAGCGATTATGAGGCAATCAGGCAGGGAATTGAACGTGTTGAATATCTGATAGTTTATCTGGCTGAACAAATTGCAGTGCGCACTATCGATAATCCTCGTTTATTCCTGAGAAAAGCTGAAGATGGTCCTTTTCTTTATCAACAGCTTGTCAGGTGGGATCGTGAACGGATCGCCACCCTGCTTTGCCGACTGAAAGCCCCGACTTCGCCTCCACCTGTTATCAAGCTCACTCATAGCAACCGCTATCTCCTGCCCTTTCTCATACGTGCTGGCCTGATACGGTCAGACAGCATTCTCGGACAGTTCCTGCACCCTGTCCGCAAAGAGCATTAG
- a CDS encoding glycosyltransferase family 2 protein, with the protein MAKIDVLLPAFNCKDYIAEALKSLQNQTISDIRIIVVDDGSSDGTGAIIQEFASQDSRIVYHRQDNAGIVAAMNAGLAFCTAPFIARMDGDDISYPERFQKELTYLETSPNCVGVGCRVRHIDGDSAPLGTTTRWKDNTATNCFSLPALEPYIIHPMLMSPASALKGAGGYRLVYNAEDADLYWRLKDIGDLHVLDEVLGDYRIHTGSVSSNSILNGRQQAVWSQLAALSEQRRIQKKSDIEFTTDFAASIRSQKTLRDILQAATKNLSGTEVRWLKAATCAKLLEICYYRPFEPDRDDIRYILELHKDYPDLKNMHRFDVMKEGELSAAIRMLISARVTDAFTLAGAANIPVLLGRTLFRVGFPESLKTRIKKTLGR; encoded by the coding sequence ATGGCTAAGATTGATGTATTGTTGCCCGCTTTCAATTGCAAAGACTATATAGCTGAGGCTCTGAAAAGCCTTCAGAACCAGACGATCAGCGATATTCGTATTATTGTAGTGGATGACGGCTCATCCGATGGAACCGGCGCCATCATACAGGAATTTGCCAGCCAGGATTCTCGTATTGTGTACCACCGACAGGACAATGCCGGCATCGTGGCCGCCATGAATGCCGGTCTGGCCTTTTGCACGGCCCCCTTCATCGCAAGAATGGATGGTGATGATATTTCCTATCCAGAACGCTTCCAAAAGGAACTCACCTATCTGGAAACCTCGCCAAACTGTGTGGGAGTGGGCTGCCGTGTCCGCCATATTGATGGAGATTCAGCTCCCCTGGGAACAACGACACGCTGGAAAGACAATACCGCGACCAACTGTTTTTCACTTCCGGCCCTTGAACCTTACATCATTCACCCGATGCTGATGTCCCCTGCCTCGGCTCTGAAAGGCGCAGGCGGATACCGGCTTGTCTATAATGCAGAAGATGCTGACCTGTACTGGCGTCTTAAAGATATTGGCGATCTGCATGTTCTGGACGAAGTGCTCGGTGATTATCGTATTCATACCGGCTCCGTCTCATCCAACTCCATTCTAAATGGCAGACAGCAGGCCGTCTGGTCGCAACTCGCCGCTCTTTCCGAACAAAGGCGTATTCAGAAAAAATCAGACATCGAATTTACCACTGATTTTGCAGCGAGTATTCGATCTCAAAAAACCTTACGAGATATTCTTCAGGCAGCCACAAAAAACCTGTCAGGCACAGAGGTCCGCTGGCTGAAAGCCGCAACCTGCGCCAAGCTTCTGGAGATATGTTATTACCGTCCCTTTGAGCCGGACAGGGACGATATCCGATATATCCTTGAGCTTCATAAGGACTATCCCGACCTCAAGAACATGCACCGGTTTGATGTCATGAAAGAAGGCGAACTTTCAGCTGCAATCCGTATGCTGATCTCTGCTCGAGTAACAGATGCCTTCACTCTTGCGGGGGCTGCAAATATTCCCGTCCTGCTAGGCCGCACCCTGTTTCGCGTGGGATTTCCAGAAAGTCTCAAAACCAGAATCAAGAAAACGCTCGGTCGCTGA
- a CDS encoding RadC family protein, producing the protein MHGSASTPQPTGIAPFASTGPHGHRKRMRERVIARGASVLADYELLEMLLFFGLPRGDTKPLAKALINQFGSFAEVLSAPVAALTAAGMNSDSIAALRLSLLAAQRLGGAEARERPHLGNWEALLGYFDTALEGAVPGQLRVLFLDNKNRLLADEAVIGTTGQGRETQQEAANILRRALEVHSTALILIRLCGSGSEPGKIIGLDEPLARELVRAGGFLAITLHDVFALHGGSWASLKQTGRL; encoded by the coding sequence ATGCATGGCTCAGCCTCCACTCCCCAGCCCACCGGAATAGCTCCATTCGCAAGTACGGGGCCTCATGGCCATCGCAAGAGGATGCGGGAGCGTGTCATCGCTCGTGGAGCGTCCGTGCTGGCGGATTATGAGCTTCTGGAAATGCTGCTGTTCTTCGGCCTGCCGCGTGGCGACACCAAACCGCTGGCGAAAGCGCTGATCAACCAGTTTGGTTCTTTTGCAGAGGTTCTGTCGGCTCCGGTTGCAGCATTGACCGCAGCCGGGATGAACAGTGACAGCATTGCGGCGCTCAGGCTGTCTTTGCTGGCGGCACAGCGTCTTGGAGGAGCCGAGGCGAGAGAGCGTCCTCATCTGGGAAACTGGGAGGCTTTGCTCGGCTATTTCGATACGGCTTTGGAAGGAGCCGTGCCGGGGCAGTTGCGAGTGCTTTTTCTCGATAATAAAAATCGCCTTCTCGCGGATGAAGCGGTGATTGGCACGACAGGGCAGGGTAGGGAGACCCAGCAGGAAGCTGCGAATATCCTTCGGCGTGCTCTCGAGGTTCATTCAACGGCGCTTATACTGATCCGTCTTTGCGGGAGTGGCTCAGAGCCAGGGAAAATCATTGGGCTGGACGAGCCGCTCGCACGCGAACTGGTGCGTGCCGGTGGTTTTCTGGCCATTACGTTACATGATGTTTTCGCCCTGCATGGCGGAAGCTGGGCGAGCCTGAAGCAGACAGGACGTTTGTAG